A single genomic interval of Microbacterium hydrocarbonoxydans harbors:
- the tatA gene encoding Sec-independent protein translocase subunit TatA: MGAFGWPHLLIILAVILLLFGAAKLPALAKSLGQSARVFKGEMKAMKNEDASDTTGTAASSSTAPVADPSVTPRDADPGQPPRSA, from the coding sequence ATGGGCGCTTTCGGTTGGCCACATCTGCTGATCATCCTCGCCGTCATCCTGTTGCTCTTCGGTGCGGCGAAGCTGCCGGCACTGGCGAAGAGCCTCGGTCAGTCCGCCCGAGTGTTCAAGGGCGAGATGAAGGCGATGAAGAACGAGGACGCGAGCGACACCACGGGAACGGCAGCATCGTCGTCAACCGCGCCGGTCGCAGACCCCTCGGTGACGCCTCGCGACGCGGACCCGGGTCAGCCTCCTCGATCCGCGTAG
- a CDS encoding helix-turn-helix transcriptional regulator produces the protein MSAQVKPLLASDRVRVYLTLVPYLLEHGQVSLAEAAEEFGVTPNEMRQMVEKLTVIGLPGDSGFWQQPQEMFDINWDLLDEEDVIEITNDVALRRVPRFTAREAAALLAGLQMVAAVPAVSDSGLVTGLISKLSRGAADAPAEVVVAPSAVDEVRQVVSRAVQDGVAVSFTYQAPDAAPTTRTVDPVQVLITNAQWYLQGWCHMREAMRTFHLDRVSDPRLTDIPITHAGEQVPEAFSAVDDEGEVRVRVPERMAPLLGDFLTADNAEFSDGVVTVRLHLADPRGVKRLAAKFGGAMEVIDPAIARSAAREWAAAGLALYRHPDGDNAR, from the coding sequence ATGAGCGCTCAGGTGAAACCGCTTCTCGCGTCCGACCGCGTGCGCGTCTATCTCACCCTGGTGCCGTATCTGCTCGAGCACGGTCAGGTGTCGCTGGCGGAGGCCGCCGAGGAGTTCGGTGTCACGCCGAACGAGATGCGTCAGATGGTCGAGAAGCTCACGGTCATCGGCCTGCCCGGCGACTCCGGCTTCTGGCAGCAGCCGCAGGAGATGTTCGACATCAACTGGGACCTCCTCGACGAGGAGGACGTGATCGAGATCACGAACGACGTCGCCCTGCGCCGCGTGCCGCGCTTCACCGCTCGCGAGGCTGCGGCTCTGCTCGCCGGTCTCCAGATGGTCGCGGCTGTCCCCGCGGTGTCCGATTCCGGGCTCGTCACCGGCCTGATCTCGAAGCTCTCCCGCGGAGCCGCAGATGCTCCGGCTGAGGTCGTCGTCGCCCCGAGCGCGGTCGACGAGGTCCGCCAGGTGGTCTCGCGGGCCGTACAGGACGGCGTCGCCGTGTCGTTCACCTATCAGGCGCCGGATGCCGCGCCGACCACGCGGACGGTGGACCCGGTGCAGGTGCTGATCACCAACGCCCAGTGGTATCTGCAGGGCTGGTGCCACATGCGCGAGGCGATGCGCACCTTCCACCTGGACCGCGTGAGCGATCCTCGGCTGACCGACATCCCGATCACCCATGCCGGCGAGCAGGTTCCCGAGGCCTTCTCCGCGGTAGACGACGAGGGAGAGGTCCGCGTGCGGGTTCCCGAGCGGATGGCGCCGCTCCTGGGCGACTTCCTGACAGCGGACAACGCCGAGTTCAGCGATGGAGTCGTGACCGTGCGGCTGCATCTCGCCGACCCTCGAGGGGTCAAGCGGCTCGCGGCGAAGTTCGGCGGAGCGATGGAAGTGATCGATCCTGCGATCGCGCGCAGCGCGGCGCGGGAGTGGGCTGCGGCCGGACTCGCGCTGTATCGCCACCCCGATGGAGACAACGCCCGGTAG
- a CDS encoding helix-turn-helix transcriptional regulator — protein MAARIPAEERLTNLVVALMATEIGLTKQQILDNVSGYRQRADAGARSDALEKMFERDKDELRTLGVPVETIGDPADPNDLREARYRIPQAEYDLPSDIEFTPAELAVLQLAGSVWSAESASGDAKAGVRKIRALGIDGDEPIIGFAPRITARDAAFPPLQEAIEKSRIVVFDYLKPGEDAPRRRSIRPLALVDYEARWHVFGVDVDIDADRMFLLSRIVGDVKITAKGFDPGLREGAGERALAGLERVASQNSALLEVTPGTEASLRLGRRATPAPTQGILVPFVDLHIFADELASYGPEVRVVEPAALREAVISRLTAVIESNAEANSETGDGR, from the coding sequence ATGGCGGCCCGTATCCCCGCGGAGGAGCGCCTGACGAACCTCGTCGTGGCGCTCATGGCCACGGAGATCGGGCTCACGAAGCAGCAGATCCTCGACAACGTCTCCGGCTACCGACAGCGGGCGGATGCCGGGGCGCGCTCCGACGCCCTCGAGAAGATGTTCGAGCGCGACAAGGACGAGCTCCGCACTCTCGGAGTCCCCGTGGAGACGATCGGCGACCCCGCCGACCCGAACGACCTGCGGGAGGCCCGCTACCGTATTCCGCAAGCGGAATACGACCTGCCCAGCGACATCGAGTTCACTCCGGCGGAACTCGCGGTGCTGCAGCTCGCCGGCAGCGTGTGGAGTGCCGAGTCGGCATCCGGTGATGCGAAGGCCGGGGTCCGCAAGATCCGCGCTTTGGGTATCGACGGCGACGAGCCGATCATCGGCTTCGCTCCTCGTATCACGGCGCGCGACGCGGCGTTCCCGCCCTTGCAGGAGGCGATCGAGAAGAGCCGGATCGTGGTCTTCGACTACCTCAAGCCGGGAGAGGATGCGCCGCGGCGCCGCAGCATCCGTCCGCTCGCGCTCGTGGACTACGAGGCGCGGTGGCACGTGTTCGGCGTGGACGTCGACATCGACGCCGATCGGATGTTCCTGCTCAGCCGCATCGTCGGCGATGTGAAGATCACGGCGAAGGGCTTCGATCCGGGACTGCGCGAGGGCGCAGGGGAGCGCGCGCTGGCCGGGCTCGAACGTGTCGCATCCCAGAACTCCGCTCTGCTCGAGGTCACCCCTGGCACTGAGGCCTCCCTCCGCCTCGGACGGCGAGCGACTCCGGCGCCGACCCAGGGGATCCTCGTGCCCTTCGTAGACCTGCACATCTTCGCCGACGAGCTCGCCTCGTACGGCCCCGAGGTGCGGGTGGTCGAACCGGCCGCACTCCGCGAGGCCGTGATCTCGCGGCTGACGGCCGTCATCGAGTCCAATGCCGAGGCGAACTCGGAGACAGGGGACGGACGATGA